The genomic stretch GGGAGGCGTGAGTTCCTCTCCCCTCGAGGGGAGGGGTTGGGGGTGGTGAGGGACGCTCGGTGCCGACTGCACCACTTCCTCCCTCAATCCCTCCCCTCAAGGGGGAAGAAAGCCTGAGGCCGGTGAATTAGACAATAACCAACCTGCTACTTTCCGCCAGCCGCCTCGAGCAGCTTCGCGATCTCCTCATACCTCCGCGCCCTGGCATGCGCGAGCGGCGTTACCCCATCGGCGTCGGCGAGGTTCACATCTGCGCCGCCCTTGATGAGGTCGGCGACGATCTCCTGATAGACCGGCCCGCCGTCGGTGAGGATCACCGCCTCGAGCAGCGCCGTCCAGCCCAGGCCGTTGACGTGGTTGGGGTCGACCCCCGCCGCCAGCAGCAGCCGCACGTTCTCGGGATGCCCCTTCTCGGCCGCCGGAATCAGCGCCGTACCCCCGAAGCGGTTGGTGTCCTTGAGGTTGGCGCCGTTCGTCAGCAGCAGCCGCAGGATTTCGGTCCTGCCCTCGGCTCCGGCGTAGAGGTATGGCGTATCCCTGATATCGTCCTTGGCGTTGACGTCGGCGCCAGCCTCGATCAGCACCCGCGCAGCCTCCAAGGCGTTGGCATGGGTTGCCACCAGCAGGGCGGTGCGACCGCCGCTGTCGCGTACGTCTACCGCCTGTCCCGCTGCCAGCATCCGGGTCAGCGCGGGCGCGTCATTGTCGCGCACCGCAGTGAGGAAAGCCTGGTCGTCGGCCATGGCGCGGGGCGCTCCTGCGATGAGGGCGAGGCCGGCGAGTACGGCGCGGCGTCTCATTTCGGGCTGGGGTTCTCGACCTTGCCGACGCCGAACGCATCGGCGCGTCCGACCGGCGCCTCGATCATCT from Devosia sp. A16 encodes the following:
- a CDS encoding ankyrin repeat domain-containing protein, whose protein sequence is MRRRAVLAGLALIAGAPRAMADDQAFLTAVRDNDAPALTRMLAAGQAVDVRDSGGRTALLVATHANALEAARVLIEAGADVNAKDDIRDTPYLYAGAEGRTEILRLLLTNGANLKDTNRFGGTALIPAAEKGHPENVRLLLAAGVDPNHVNGLGWTALLEAVILTDGGPVYQEIVADLIKGGADVNLADADGVTPLAHARARRYEEIAKLLEAAGGK